The Hymenobacter sp. GOD-10R genome includes a window with the following:
- a CDS encoding polynucleotide kinase-phosphatase: protein MSLTTIKLPELSLVLLIGTSGSGKSTFARRLFKPTEIVSSDHCRGLVSDDENDQTATPDAFALLHYLVGMRLKRGLLTVVDATNVQPEARKSLIQLAREYHVLPAAIILDVPDYVAENRNRARAERQHLGRHVVPQQRQQLRRSLKFLKQEGFRHIYHLHNTEEIDAVQTIVRDPLYSNRKQDTGPFDIIGDVHGCYLELVQLLTDLGYTVETEPTQDARDLGVRVTAPAGRRALFLGDLVDRGPDSPAVLRLVMRMVQDGLALCVPGNHDSKLLRHLYGKHVNEQHGFAETLAQLAGESDTFKNQVRQFIDGLVSHYVLDGGKLVVAHAGMREEMQGRGSGAVRAFALYGETTGEIDEFGLPVRYNWAAEYRGRAMVVYGHTPVPAPEWLNNTIDIDTGCVFGGRLTALRYPERELVSVPAAQVYCEPVRPLDYLRQLAEANAQSQEGTSQLTAQQQHDDVLDIRDVTGKQIIKTRLLPSVTIREENAVAALEVMSRFALNPKWLLYLPPTMSPSETSALPDMLEHPAEAFDYFRRQGVERVVCEEKHMGSRVVVVLARDEEAARRRFGVIGEGPGRCYTRTGRNFFNDSTLEAAFLARLQEALTKSGFWDQFHTDWLCLDAELLPWSAKAQQLIKDQYAAVAAAATAALPEAAAVLSQASSRGLDGIEELLARTTARQTAAEQYAEAYRRYCWPVESLADLRLAPFHLLATEGHTYFGKDHAWHMETLRAICRADEGLLRATPYRVVRLDDLADVEAATQWWTDLTAAGGEGMVVKPYDFIPASRKGLVQPALKCRGREYLRIIYGPDYLLPGNLERLRERSVKAKRNLALREFTLGVEGLERFVSGQPLRAVHQCVFGVLALESEAVDPRL from the coding sequence ATGTCGCTCACCACTATTAAGCTTCCCGAACTCTCCTTAGTCCTACTCATCGGCACTTCCGGCTCGGGGAAGAGTACGTTTGCCCGCCGCTTATTTAAGCCAACGGAAATCGTGTCGTCGGACCACTGTCGCGGCCTAGTATCCGATGACGAAAACGACCAAACAGCCACGCCCGATGCGTTTGCGCTGCTGCACTACTTAGTAGGCATGCGCTTGAAGCGCGGCCTGCTCACCGTCGTCGATGCGACCAACGTGCAGCCCGAAGCCCGCAAGAGCCTCATTCAGCTAGCCCGCGAGTACCACGTGCTGCCCGCCGCCATCATCCTCGACGTGCCCGACTACGTGGCCGAAAACCGTAACCGCGCCCGCGCGGAGCGGCAACACCTAGGTCGGCACGTAGTACCGCAGCAGCGTCAGCAGCTACGCCGCAGCCTTAAATTCCTCAAACAGGAAGGCTTTCGCCACATCTATCACCTGCACAATACCGAGGAAATTGACGCAGTGCAGACTATCGTGCGCGACCCGCTCTACAGCAACCGCAAACAGGATACCGGTCCCTTCGATATTATCGGCGACGTGCACGGCTGCTACCTAGAGCTAGTGCAGCTGCTCACCGACCTCGGCTATACCGTCGAAACCGAACCCACGCAAGACGCCCGTGACCTAGGGGTCCGCGTAACGGCTCCCGCTGGTCGGCGGGCTTTATTCCTGGGTGACCTTGTTGACCGCGGCCCCGATTCGCCTGCCGTGCTACGCTTGGTAATGCGCATGGTGCAGGATGGCCTAGCCCTGTGCGTACCCGGCAACCACGATAGTAAGCTGCTCCGCCACCTCTATGGTAAGCATGTGAACGAGCAACATGGCTTCGCCGAAACGCTGGCCCAACTTGCCGGCGAGTCGGATACGTTCAAGAACCAAGTGCGGCAGTTCATTGATGGCCTGGTGAGCCACTACGTGCTGGATGGCGGCAAGCTGGTGGTAGCCCACGCTGGCATGCGCGAAGAAATGCAGGGCCGCGGCTCGGGAGCTGTGCGCGCCTTTGCTTTGTATGGCGAGACCACGGGCGAAATCGACGAGTTTGGTCTGCCAGTGCGCTACAATTGGGCCGCCGAGTACCGCGGCCGCGCCATGGTGGTGTACGGCCACACGCCCGTGCCCGCCCCCGAGTGGCTCAATAACACCATTGATATCGACACGGGTTGCGTGTTCGGTGGTCGCCTCACGGCGTTGCGCTACCCCGAGCGCGAGCTAGTAAGCGTGCCCGCCGCCCAGGTGTACTGCGAGCCGGTGCGCCCGTTGGACTACCTACGCCAGTTGGCCGAAGCCAATGCCCAAAGTCAAGAAGGCACTAGCCAACTCACGGCCCAACAGCAGCACGACGACGTACTCGATATCCGCGACGTGACTGGCAAGCAGATTATTAAGACGCGCTTGCTGCCGTCGGTGACCATTCGGGAAGAGAATGCCGTGGCGGCCTTGGAGGTGATGTCGCGGTTTGCGCTGAATCCGAAGTGGCTGCTGTACCTGCCGCCGACGATGTCGCCTTCGGAGACCAGCGCCCTGCCCGATATGTTGGAGCACCCCGCCGAAGCCTTCGACTACTTCCGGCGTCAGGGTGTGGAACGCGTCGTTTGCGAGGAAAAGCACATGGGCAGCCGCGTAGTCGTAGTGCTGGCCCGCGACGAAGAAGCCGCCCGGCGACGCTTCGGCGTAATTGGGGAAGGTCCCGGCCGCTGCTATACCCGCACGGGCCGCAACTTCTTCAACGACTCGACCCTGGAAGCCGCTTTCCTAGCTCGCCTGCAAGAAGCCTTGACAAAATCCGGCTTTTGGGACCAGTTCCACACCGACTGGCTCTGCCTCGATGCCGAGTTGCTGCCGTGGTCGGCCAAGGCGCAGCAGTTGATCAAGGACCAATACGCTGCTGTCGCCGCAGCGGCCACGGCTGCCCTGCCCGAAGCCGCGGCCGTGCTTAGCCAAGCTAGCTCCCGCGGCCTCGACGGGATTGAGGAATTGCTAGCTCGCACCACGGCTCGCCAAACCGCCGCTGAGCAGTACGCCGAGGCTTACCGCCGCTACTGCTGGCCGGTGGAGAGCCTCGCCGATTTGCGCCTAGCTCCTTTCCACCTGCTTGCCACCGAGGGACACACGTATTTTGGGAAAGACCACGCTTGGCACATGGAAACCCTGCGCGCCATCTGCCGCGCCGACGAAGGCCTGCTCCGCGCCACGCCCTACCGGGTGGTACGCCTAGATGACCTAGCCGACGTGGAAGCCGCCACCCAGTGGTGGACTGATCTCACGGCGGCCGGCGGCGAAGGTATGGTGGTGAAGCCCTACGACTTCATTCCCGCTAGTCGCAAGGGCCTGGTGCAGCCTGCCCTCAAGTGCCGCGGCCGCGAGTACCTGCGCATCATCTACGGCCCCGACTACCTCCTGCCCGGCAACCTAGAGCGCCTGCGCGAACGGTCCGTGAAAGCCAAGCGCAACCTAGCTTTGCGCGAATTCACCCTGGGCGTGGAAGGCTTAGAGCGCTTCGTGTCAGGTCAGCCGCTGCGGGCAGTGCACCAGTGCGTGTTCGGGGTGCTAGCGCTGGAGAGTGAGGCCGTGGACCCTAGGTTGTAG